CGAATCGGCTGACCGGCAGCGCGGGCCGGCTGGATGAATTCAAGTCCTTCTTTACCCAAACCCTCTCGGAAACGGAGGATGTGGATCTCGCCAAAGCGATTTCCGATCTTACCTTGCAACAATACGCGATCGAAGCCGCCAGTCGTACCCTGAATCAACTGTTCGGCAATTCGCTCCTGAAGTATCTGCAATAAATCAGGACAGGGGACTCAAGGTTTCAGCAGATAGACCGATAGACTCGTAGGGGGTATCGGTTCAACAGCCACGGAAGGCGTTCATGCTGGTCCTGACAAGACGACGCGGCGAAGGTGTGACCATCGGTCCGGATATCCGGGTCATTGTCCTCGGGATGAAAGGCGGACAGGTGCGCCTGGGGATCGAGGCTCCGCACACCATTGAGGTACATCGCGATGAAGTCTATGCGCGGATTCAGGACGAGAATCACTTGGCCTCGAAAACACAAGTCATTCCGCTCGACGCCTTTCGCCACCTCGCACCGCCGAAGCGGCGGAGCGCGCCATAAGGATGCATGATGCACTGTCGTTCGACCCGTTTCGGCAACTGTGACGTTCGACCCGACGCGGTCCTGACATTTCCGAACGGGATTCTTGGATTTCCAGACTGCCGCCGCTACGTGATTCTCGATCACGATACGGATGCGCCGTTCAAATGGCTGCAGTCACTCGATGAACCGGGATTGGCCTTTGTGATTCTCGATCCGGCCACGTTCCACCCTGAATATAACGTCCAGGCGCCTCATGAAGCCCTCGTTGAAGTGGACGGCAAGGATGACGACGAGTTGATTCTGTCCGTGCTGCTCACCATTCCGTCCAACGACCCGACAGGCATCACGGCCAATCTGCGGGGACCGCTTCTCATGAATCCTCGCACCAAGCTCTGCAAGCAGCTGATCCTCTCCGACAACTATCCCACACGCTTTCCGCTGTTCGCACACAAGCCCGCGACTGACACCCTCGCCCCCAAGCCGGTCGCATCGGCTGTCTGTTCCGTCTGATTACTCTTCGGCAGGACACCTACGATGACGCAAGAGTGGCGTCAGGCGGCGGCCTGTGTCATGGCGCCGCTCGGACCACGATAGTCTTCGAGGATCCGAAGCAGGCGAAGCATTTCCATTTCGAGATGCGCATAGACCGCCGGAGCGTCGTGCAGCGTCCCCAGCCGGCCGATGGCTTCAAGACGGCCCGCCGCCAGTGCCACCTCCGGAGCGCAAAGATTGCCGGCCGTCCCCTTGAGCGTATGAGCGGCTCGCTCGACCGTCACGGTGTCCCCAAGAGACAACGCCTGCCGGATTTGACTCATCATATCGGCCTGTCGTTCGAGAAACAGGTCGACCAATTGCACCAGAAGATCCTGATCGCCTCCGATGTTCTGGAGCATTTGGGCCGGGTCGAAAATCGACCGTCCATCGGACACCGGGCCCATGCTCCTCGCCACGCCTTTACCCGTATCTTCTGACGCAGGAGACATGACCCACCGGGCCAGAGTCGTCCGCACATCCTCCAGCTTAATGGGTTTGGCAAGGTAGGCATCCATGCCGGCGGCCAGGCAGCGCTCACGATCGCCTTGCATCGCATTGGCCGTCACCGCGATGATCGGCAAATGGCCCTCGCTCACATAGCGCTTTCCTGCAGCCTCTTGCCGGCGAATTGCGGCCGTGGCCTCAAACCCGTCCATGACAGGCATCTGGCAATCCATGAGCACTGCGTCATAGGCCCCCGCATCAAGTGCGGCCAGTGCTTCCTGCCCGTTCTCGACCAGATCGGGCCGGTACCCGAGCTTCTCCAGCATGCGCACGGCCAGTTTCTGATTGACGCCGTTATCTTCAACGACCAAGACCCGTCGGCGCGTGGAGTGCTCCGCTAGGGTGTGTCGCGTAATCAGACGCGGAGAGGCCGTATCATCCGCCTGCGGAGGCTCGACCGGTGCGTGCGCCATTCCGAGCACCGTGCGCAGGCAATCCCTCAATTCATCGTGTCGGACGGGCTTGGTGAGATAGCCCTTCGCCCCCACCTTCCTGGCACGCTCGGCATGCCCCCGTTGTAAGAGCGAGGTCATGACGACGATACGCATGGAAGCGGCGCAGGAAAGGCTTTGGAGTTCCGCCGCCAATTGCAGACCGTCTTTTCCGGGCATCACCACATCGACAATCGCGCAATCGAACGGGGTGCCATGCCGAGAGGCCTCCTCGATGAGCGCCAGGGCACTTCCCGCATCCTCCGCAAGCACATCCTGCATGCCCCATCCGGAGACCAGATGGTGCAAGATAAGCCGGTTGGACTCATTGTCATCCACGATGAGCACACGGTGGCCTTGAAGATCCGCCATGGGTAGAATCGCCGACACCGACGAGGGCTGTTTCGGAAACCGGGCCGTACACCAAAACGTACTGCCGCGATCCGGCGCACTTTTCACGCCGATCTGTCCGCCCATCAACTCAATCAATTGCTTGGAAATCGACAACCCGAGTCCCGTTCCTCCATACCGCCTGGTCATCGTCGAATCCGCCTGGACAAACGGTTGAAAGAGCCTGCCTTGTGTTTCCGGGCTAATGCCGATCCCGCTATCCGTCACGTCAAATCTGAGCAAGGCATCGCCCTCGGTCTCCTCTTCGAGATAGACCTGCACGGTGACGTCTCCCTGTTGGGTGAACTTAATGGCGTTTCCGACCAGATTCGTCAGGACCTGGCGAAGCCGGCCGGGATCGCCCCTCAATCCGGTCGGCACGGCCGCATGAATGAGGCCGTTTAATTCCAAACCTTTGGACTCGGCGCGTTCAGCAAACTGCTTGAGCACGTCCTCGACGGTCGTCCGAAGATTGAACTCGATCGATTCCAGTTCCAGCTTGCCGGCTTCGATCTTGCTGCACTCCAGAACATCGTTGATCAAATGCAGGAGCGCTTCCCCGCATTGCCGAATGGTCTCGGCATACGAACGCTGTTCGGGGGCGAGGGCGGTGTCCATGAGCAAGCTGGTCATTCCGATCACCCCATTCATGGGGGTGCGCAGTTCATGACTGATGGTGGCGAGAAACGCCGCCTTGGTATGAGTGGCGGCTTGCGCCTCCTGAAGCGCCCGATCCAACCGGAGGTTTTGAGCGGTCAGCTCTGCCGCCGAAGCGTGAAGCGCCTCTTTCGCTCGCTGCGTCTCTGTCAGATCGACGGCATACCCGCGGACATGCCGATCGGCCTTCACGGGACAGAACACCCACGCGAAACGCGCGTCGGGCAGGCGATAAGCGATTTCCTGGATGGGCGTGTCCGCGTCTAAACAACGCCGCACCAGATCGGGCAAGCCCTGCGGAGCCACTTGTGGATATCCGTCGGTTCCATAACCGAACTGAGCCAAAAGTCCGGTCATGACCGGATTGGCATAGATCAGGCTGGCCTGATCGTCGAGCTCAAGGATGGGATACGGACTCTCGTCGGCAATTGCGGCAAGACGATTACGATCGTGCGTCAATTCCTGCTCTCGTGACATATCTTTGAGGCTGACGGAGACTGCGAGTTGTTGATCGAAGCTGGCGGGCATGCAGGTCCACTCCACCGGAATCGCGCGGCCCCGGCCCTGCCGTATGACCACCTGATCCGGCTGCCTGGGCTGCTTCTCGCGGTGCACCTGCTGAATGAGCTGTCGGGTGATAGCCGCATTCCGCCCGGTCAACTGCTCCCACAGTTCCGGAAAGAGTGCTCCGATATAGCCAGTCCCGGCCACCCCGCACAAACGGGCGCCTTCGGCATTCATCGCAGAGATGACCCCGGCCGGACTCAATATGAGGACGCCGATCGGCAATCCGTCCAACAGTCCTTCGTATGACTGCGGCGACCGCTTCTTGGCGGGCCGAGTGGACGCCGAACGCCGCCGTTGGGGAAGCTGCTTCATTAGGCCGCCTGATCCATGCCATCGTCCAGATACATGGCAATATTGACGCGTTCTTGGACGGGATCCAACACGCGTAAGACCGTGCGCGAAACCTTATCCTGCGAAGGGAGCGCAAGGTCGACTTGCTCCGGATTGGGATAGGACTCTCCGTGCGGCCCTCCGGTAATCTTCACTTGAGGTTTCAAGCGCTGTTCCGGATTGACCCCGACGACCACCGCCTGCTCTCCGGTATTCAACCGAACGAGGCTGCCGACGGGGTACACGCCGATGCTTCGAATCACGGCCTCAACTAACGGTTTGGGGTATTGCCCGCGCTCTCCGACCAGAAACAATTGACGGACGGCATCATGAGGGATCATCGCCGGTCGGCCTCCGCGGCGGCTGACCATCTTGTCATAGAGGTCCACGATCCCGACGATTTGGGCAAGCGGGGAGATGTCCTGAGCCTTCAGCTTCCGCGGATATCCGCTTCCATCGCATCGCTCGTGGTGCTCCACGACGACGCGACAGACCTCCTGGTGGTAACCGGATTGTTCGCCAAGAACTGTGACGCCCAATTGAGTGTGCTGCTCTAAGAGTCGCTGCTCCGAATCATTACATTCGTCTCGCTTGCGGACCAGATTGCGGGGAAGGCGGACATAGCCGATATCATGCAGGAGGGCTCCCATCCCAAGCTGTTCGTAGACCGACGGGTCGACTCCGCTCTCGACGGCGACGACCAGCGACAAGATTGCCGTATCAAGAGCATGGGCGCCCAGGGAACGATCGAACTGCTTCACCTTGAGAAAGGTACTATGCAGCAGGAGTGCGCTGCGATCGTGCAGCACCTGGTTGATGACACCCCCGACGATCTCCTTCGTTGCGGCCGGCGTCGGCGGGACTCCGCGCTCAAGATCGGCAAAGATGCGCTCCACGGCCTCTTGCGCTTCGCCATACAAGGCCGCCACCTGGTTCTCACCGCCGTCCAGAGGGACCGAACCGGCTTTCTGCGAGGCCTCATCGCCCACAGGCCCCGCGTCCAATGTGGCAGGTAAATGATCGGCTGTGGCGGGCGGCGTGTTCCCCGCCGCCTGCACATCGACTCCCTTGCTCGTATCAATGGTGACGTGTCGGACTCCATGCTGTTTCATCACGTCGATCGTCTCTACATCATGGATCAGACGTTTATGGAATAGGAAGGGCGTTCGATACCACGGAAGATCCATCTCGACGACAAACATGCCCGGTATCAATTGCTCAATGGATATCTGCTTCGTCCCACTCATGAATTCGTATCTCCCCGGTTGCCGCCGTCCGAATACGCCTGTCCACTTCGAGAGGATCCCACATGTCATATCGGTCCCCAGGAGAACGATCTTAACGGCTTGAGGGCGCCCGCACCCTGGCTCGAGAGCTTACAGAGTCCTCCTTCCCCTCGTCGTGAGATTACCCTCAAGAATTCCTGTGCCTGTTCCGATACAGAGGCAAGCGGCGATCTACGCGCAATTCTGACGGATACCCACAGCAGTCACTCATGGCGACACGCATTCACATCACCCAGCTTCGTCCCGGCATGCGCATCGAGAAACTCGATTGTTCCTGGTTTGCCACACCTTTTTTCCGGCACCGTATGGCCGTGACGTCGATGGAGCAGGTGGAGCAACTCAAAGCCTGCGGTGTTGAAACGCTCGATATTTCAGGAGAGCTTGAGACTGAGGCTCCGGCAGCGGAAGAACTCTTCCAAGAGCCTGCTGAGGCGCATGATCCTTCTCCCGTCCTCACCGCGGCGCCGGGGGACACCGGTATTCCATTCGAAGAGGAACTGCCGGCCGCCAAACTCGTGTATGCCGCGGCAAAGAATGTGATCGAAGAAGCGATGCTCGACGTTCGCATGGGACGCGACATCAACATGGATGCGGTCAATCAGGTGGTATCAGAGATGGCCGACAGCGTCCTCCGGAATCCTGATGCCCTCACGAGCCTCTCCCGCTTAAAGCACTTCGACGAATATACGTTTTTCCATTCGGTCAACACGTCGCTTCTGGCCTTGTCGCTTGGGCGCAATCTGGGAATCGACGAAACGCTCTTGCATCAGCTCGGCGTCGGCACCTTGCTCCATGATATCGGGAAGACGAAAGTCCCGTTGGAGATCTTGAATAAGCCGGGGAAATACGAAGCCCATGAATTTGAAATCATGAAGCAGCATGTGATGCGAGGAGCCGAAGTCCTGTCAGGGACGACCGGTTTGACGGACAACTACCTGATGCCGGCGCTGGAACATCACGAGCGCGTGGACGGGACCGGCTATCCGTATCAGCGCCGCAAAGGCGACCTCAGCCAGTTCGGGATGATGGCCGCGGTTGTGGATATCTACGATGCCATCACAAGCGATCGCTGCTATCACAAAGCCAAGCCGGCGCATGAAGCGCTGCAATTCCTCTATCTCATCTCGCAAAAAGGCCACCTTGAGCATACGCTCGTCCAACGGTTCATCCAGGTCGTCGGCGTCTATCCGGTCGGCTCAGTCGTCCGGCTCAATACTGGGGAGGTGGCGGTCGTCAGCCGAATCAATCGGGCCACACCACTCCAGCCCGAGATCATGGTCGTCAAAAGCGCAGGTAATACGATCCTGTCGCATCCCGAGACAGTCGATCTTGCTCGCCCCCAAGGAGCGACGCAGCGAACCATTGCAGCCGTGACCGACCCTGTCAGTACCGGCATCAATCCCACTGTCTATCTCGATCAGGAGCCCGCATGAATGATGTGACCACGACACAACCCACGCCGACATCGTTTCTCACCGTCGGCCTTTCCCTCAAACTGTCGTTCACGCTCAACGGGCAGAAGGGGATGTACGGCTCGACACTCCTGGGATGGAAAGACTATGCCTGGCTGGTCTGCGAATGGCCGCTGCAGGTCGGCCATGGGACCGATATTCCCAGGGGAACGCCCTGCACGGTCAGCTATCTCCACGACGGAAAGCTGGTCGGCTATCGAACCGAAATTCGTGACATGCTGAGCGCGCCGGTGCCACTGCTGTTCATTGCCTTTCCGCACACCGTGGAAGAAATGCATTTGCGCAAACATGCCCGCGTGACTTCCTGCGAGCCGATTGTCCTTGAACGGGTAGAGGGCAACGCGATCAGCGGAGCGCCGTCGTCGGCGATCGTCGGCGGTCTGCTTCAAAATCTGAGTATCGGAGGCTGCAGCGTCATCGTTCCGCATGCTCCGGTCTGGCTCCGGGCTGGAGCCACGCTACGCTTGGAGTTTGAGCTGGCCGGACTCGGTCACGTCACAAATTTGACTGGGCTTGTCAAAAGTGCCGAAGCCGCAGAGGGTACCTGGACGCTCGGCCTCGAATTTCGTTTTCAAGAAATGGAATACATCGAGTACCGCGGGTGGGGTGGATCCGTCCATCAGGCCATCGAACAATGGACCACGCAAAAAGTCACCGATTCGTTTCCACTTCAATAACCTGCTGTTCCACTCGTTCCCCTTCAGCGTCTTCTCCTGTCGTTTCTTTCCTCCTGGCGCGGCACATTTTGCCGATCTCCTCGCACGACCTCCCACTGTTTCGCGATAAGTCGTCAGATTCTCTGAAAAACTTAATGGCATACAACTTGTACTAGTCTCACCCGCCAGACTCAGCGCATCCAGATTACGATCGAGGAGAGTACGCCATGGAAGGCCGTCATTCACTTCAGCAAGCCATGAACCCGCGATGGTGTCTTGCGTACGACACCATCGATCGCCAGGACATCGATAGATTGGTCGAATGGCTGCAAACCTATCCTCGTTTGACCAAAGGTCCGATCACCGTCGACTTCGAGTCGCGCTGGTCGAAATGGCTGGGAGCCTCCCATTCCGTGTTTTGCAATTCGGGATCGTCGGCGAATTTGCTCATGTATTACACCCTCCTGGCTTCCGGACGCCTGAGGAATAAGAAGGTCATTGTGCCCAGCGTAGGCTGGGTGACGTCGATTGCACCCGCGATTCAATTCGGCTTCGAACCCATCATGTGCGAAGCCGATCCGGACACGTTTGCGCTCGACCTCAACCATCTTGAAGCGCTCTTGAAACAGCATCAACCGCAGACGGTCATGCTCGTTCAGGTCTTGGGCGTCCCGCATAAGATGCGGGAACTGATGGCACTGAAAGAACGCTATGGATTCATCTTACTGGAAGACGCCTGTGCCGCGATCGGCGCGAGCTATGAAGGACGCAAAGTCGGCTCTTTCGGCGATATGGCGAGCTTCTCCTTCTACTTCGGCCATCAAATGTCGACCATCGAAGGCGGCATGGTCTCGACCAATGACAAAGCCCTCGCCGATCTCCTCCTGATGCTCCGGAGTCACGGGTGGAGCAAGGATCTGGATACCGCAACCCATCGTGGACTGGTCACGCAACACCTGATCGATGACTTTCACTCTCCGTTCGTCTTCTACGAACCGGGATTCAATCTTCGCTCGACCGATCTGAACGCCTTCATTGGAATCGGGCAAGTGGAGAAGCTGGATTGGATGACGGAACAGCGTCGGGCGAATCACGGGCGTTACCTGGATCATCTCAGTTCCAGCTTCTATGTCCAACGGGCCCCGAAGAATAGTCAGGTCGCCAGTATTTCGGTCGGCTTGCTGGCGGAATCTCGCCAGCAGCGCCAGCGGATCGTTCAAGCGCTCGTCGCGCGAGGGGTGGAAACTCGTATTTTCTCCGCGGGGAATCTCGGTCTTCACCCGTTTTGGACCAGTCGATATGGAGCGACCAGTTTCCCCGTAGCCGATCGCATTCACCACTGCGGCTTCTTCCTCCCGAACCATGCGGCGCTGACGCCGGACGATGTCGCGGCTATTTCGCAAATCGTCCTGGAGGCCGCATGACAGGCCCGCTGCTGATCACTGGCGGAACCGGGTTGCTGGGATCGGCAATTCGGAAGATCCGTCCCGATGCGATCTATCTCGCGCGCGCAGACGGAGACCTCCGCGATCGCAGCGTTGCGCAACGGCTGATAGAAGACATTCGGCCAGGGCAAATCCTTCATCTGGCTGGTGTGGTCGGAGGCGTAAAGGCCAATGCCGCCTGTAATAGCCGCTTTTTTGAGGACAATGTGCTGATCAATACAGCAGTACTCTCCGCCGCTCGCGCCCTTGGAATACAGAGGCTTGTTTCACTTCTCTCAAGTTGCGCCTTCCCTCTCTTTTCGGATCGGGCAACGACCGAAGACGATCTCCAGGCCGCACTCCCATATGACGGCAATGCGGGATACGGCTATGCCAAGCGCATGCTGGATCTCCACACCCGTCTCGTGGCGAAAGAAGAGGGGTGGAAGTGGACCACGCTGACACCGGTCACGCTCTATGGTCCCCAGGACTCGTTCGATCCCGAGAGCGGTCATGTGGTGGGTTCGCTGATCAGCCGCTGCTGGGCGGCGAAGACGACCGGCACTCCGTTGGTCGTGTGGGGAAGCGGCCGGGCGGTGCGCCAATTCGTCTTTGTCGATGATGTGGCCAAGATCGCCGTCGATGCGATCGAGCGTAATCTCGATTCGACGACAACCATCATTACTCCTGACGGCGGCATCACGATTCGAGCCTTAGCCGAAACGATTGCGTCCGTCATGGGGTATACGGGTCCGATGGTATTCGACTCGACTCAACCTGAAGGCGTGCCGGTGAAACGCTTGCAGAGCAGAACATTTTCATCGCTGTTTCCGGAGTGCCGATTCACCAACCTGAGACAGGGTCTTGAAGCGACGGTGCGATGGTTTATCGATCACTCAACATCGGGGGAAGGGGTGTCACGCGCATCGCTTCCGCTCTGTCATCAGCCTTAAGGAGTCGCGATCTCAATGCCGACAAAACAGACACATGTACTGGTGACCGGGGGAGCCGGCTATATCGGATCGGTGCTGTGCAAACAGCTCCTTGACCGGGGTCATCGAGTGACCGTTCTCGATACCTTCATGTATCGACAAAACAGCCTGTTAGATTGCTGTGCCTTTGACACCTTTCGTGTCGTGCGCGGAGATTGCCGGGATGAACGAATCATCACGGATCTCCTACGTGACGCGGATGTCATCATTCCGCTCGCTGCACTGGTGGGAGCGCCGTTGTGCAATCGCGATCGAGTCGGCGCCTACACGATCAACTTTGAAGCCGTGCAGATGCTGAGCAAGCTCACCTCGCAACAGCAACAGATCATCTTCCCCGTCACGAATAGCGGCTATGGCATCGGGCAACCGGGCGTTCCCTGCACAGAGGATTCGCCGTTACGTCCCATCAGCTTGTATGGCGAGACGAAGGTCAAGGCCGAGCGGGTCGTGCTGGATCGCGGCAACGCGATCACCCTCCGGCTGGCCACAGTCTTTGGCGCGTCTCCTCGAATGCGGATGGACCTCCTGGTCAACGATTTTGTGTGGCGCGCGGTCCATGATCGAGCCGTCGTGGTGTTCGAGGGGCATTGCAAACGGAACTACATCCATATCCGTGACGTCGTGAAGGCCTTTCTTCACTCGATGGATCAGTTCGAGCGCATGAAGAATCGCGCCTACAATGTCGGCCTGGACGACGCCAATCTTTCGAAACTGGAACTGTGCCAGGAAATTCAACGACACATTCCTCAGTTTGTCTTCTTTGAAGCCCCGATCGGAGAAGATCCCGACAAACGGGACTACATCGTCTCGAATGAACGGATGCTCTCGACCGGGTTCAAGCCGGACTGGTCGTTAGGACGAGGGATCCAGGAATTGACCAAGTGCTACACCATCGTGACCGGAACGGGATACGGCAATGTCTAGCGCCGGCATCCGACGGATAGAAGGAGGGGCTCGATGATCATCAGCCGCACACCCTTTCGCATCTCCTTCTTCGGAGGCGGAACCGACTACCCCGTGTGGTTTAAAGAGCACGGCGGCGCCGTCCTCGCCACCACGATCGACAAGTATTGCTATATCTCGTGCCGCCATCTTCCGCCCTTCTTTGAACATAAGACGCGGATTGCCTACTCGCGAATCGAACATGCCAATAATAATGCCGAGATCGAGCATCCAGCCGTCCGAGGCGTCCTCCAGTATCTCAAGATGACCGAAGGTCTTGAGATTCATCATGACGGCGATCTCCCGGCCCGTACCGGACTGGGATCAAGTTCCTCGTTCACGGTGGGCCTCCTCCATGCCCTCTATGCGATGCAACATCGGATGCCGACCAAATCCGAACTGGCTCATGCGGCCATTCATGTTGAACAGAATATCGTCAAAGAAGCGGTCGGATGCCAAGATCAGGTCTTGGCTGCCCATGGCGGTCTGTGTCGGCTCACCTTCTCTCCCACCGGAGAGATCGGATACACCCCGTTGATCATGAAGCCCGAACGGCTCAAGCAATTTCAAGATCATCTGCTGCTGTATTTCACCGGCTTCTCCCGGACAGCCTCCGAGATCGCTAAAGAGCAAATTGAAAGAACTAAGCAGAGGCGGGTGGAACTATTTGCCATGCTACAGATGGTTCAGGAAGGCATATCTCTCCTGACCGGCGACCATGACCTATCAGAGTTCGGCGAACTTCTGCACGAAGCTTGGATGGTCAAGCGGGGACTAACCAGTAAAATCACCACTCCGCTCATCGATCAGATTTATGACGCCGCGAGAAATGCCGGCGCACTCGGCGGGAAACTGCTCGGTGCAGGCGGGGGAGGCTTCATGCTGATCTATGCCAAACCGGAGCTGCACGCCAAGATCAATGCAGCCTTGCCAGGCCTCTTGCAAGTTCCATTTCAGTTTGAAGGCTCGGGAAGCCAGATCGTATTTTTCCAACAGGAAGTTCCTGTCCGACGGGCCCCCCTCTGGAATGACGTGCCGACTTCTGCAGAGCTCGAAGAACATACCGTTCAGACGTGGAAGAAGGACGCCGCCTGATGACGCACGCATCGACTGACGTCGTCATGCTCTGCGGAGGCTTGGGAACCAGACTTCAACCGGTCCTAACGGATCGCCCCAAACCCATGGCCTCAATCAATGGCCGGCCATTCCTCGATTTAGTTGTTGACCATGTCCTCTCACACGGCTTTCGCCGGATCGTGTTCTGCACCGGCCATCATGGGAATTGGATCGCGCAGCATGTCGGCCGACGAATGGACTGTAGTGCGATCATCTCACATGAACAGACCCCGCTCGGCACAGCCGGAGCCCTCCGGGCCTGCCATTCATTGATCGCAACACCGACCATCCTCGTGTTGAACGGCGACTCCCTGTGCCGAATCGACCTCCGCGCCTTCCTGACGGCGCATCAAGACAGACAAGCCGTGGCAACGATGGCCGTGGTTCCATCGAATGAACGGACCGATGCGGGAGGAGTCCGGATGGATGCACTGGGATGGATTCGCTCATTTCAGGAAAAACAAACGGCCTCGATTCTTAATGCTGGCATCTACG
This genomic stretch from Nitrospira sp. harbors:
- a CDS encoding NAD(P)-dependent oxidoreductase; the protein is MPTKQTHVLVTGGAGYIGSVLCKQLLDRGHRVTVLDTFMYRQNSLLDCCAFDTFRVVRGDCRDERIITDLLRDADVIIPLAALVGAPLCNRDRVGAYTINFEAVQMLSKLTSQQQQIIFPVTNSGYGIGQPGVPCTEDSPLRPISLYGETKVKAERVVLDRGNAITLRLATVFGASPRMRMDLLVNDFVWRAVHDRAVVVFEGHCKRNYIHIRDVVKAFLHSMDQFERMKNRAYNVGLDDANLSKLELCQEIQRHIPQFVFFEAPIGEDPDKRDYIVSNERMLSTGFKPDWSLGRGIQELTKCYTIVTGTGYGNV
- a CDS encoding kinase, producing MIISRTPFRISFFGGGTDYPVWFKEHGGAVLATTIDKYCYISCRHLPPFFEHKTRIAYSRIEHANNNAEIEHPAVRGVLQYLKMTEGLEIHHDGDLPARTGLGSSSSFTVGLLHALYAMQHRMPTKSELAHAAIHVEQNIVKEAVGCQDQVLAAHGGLCRLTFSPTGEIGYTPLIMKPERLKQFQDHLLLYFTGFSRTASEIAKEQIERTKQRRVELFAMLQMVQEGISLLTGDHDLSEFGELLHEAWMVKRGLTSKITTPLIDQIYDAARNAGALGGKLLGAGGGGFMLIYAKPELHAKINAALPGLLQVPFQFEGSGSQIVFFQQEVPVRRAPLWNDVPTSAELEEHTVQTWKKDAA
- a CDS encoding sugar phosphate nucleotidyltransferase, which produces MTHASTDVVMLCGGLGTRLQPVLTDRPKPMASINGRPFLDLVVDHVLSHGFRRIVFCTGHHGNWIAQHVGRRMDCSAIISHEQTPLGTAGALRACHSLIATPTILVLNGDSLCRIDLRAFLTAHQDRQAVATMAVVPSNERTDAGGVRMDALGWIRSFQEKQTASILNAGIYAIQTEAIHLIPDALPCSLERDFFPRLVDGRLYGYACDVPLYDIGTPARLAAFEALDKETTEHHYTTSLSQ